One stretch of Niallia sp. XMNu-256 DNA includes these proteins:
- a CDS encoding DUF3941 domain-containing protein has product MPHTSDNDKKAKDNNALRHEKNMMREKNRKAGKHQYSKKTDHL; this is encoded by the coding sequence ATGCCTCATACATCTGACAATGACAAAAAAGCAAAGGACAATAATGCCCTTCGCCATGAAAAGAATATGATGAGAGAAAAAAATCGTAAAGCTGGTAAACACCAATACTCAAAGAAAACAGACCATTTATAA